From a region of the Tursiops truncatus isolate mTurTru1 chromosome 2, mTurTru1.mat.Y, whole genome shotgun sequence genome:
- the PCNX4 gene encoding pecanex-like protein 4 isoform X3 produces MSPDVPLLNDYKQDFFLKRFPQTVLGGPRLNLGYCAPPYIYVNQIILFLMPWVLGGIGTLLYQLGILEDYYTAALSGGLMLFTAFVIQFTSLYARSRWVTVERMLTTDILAEEDEHEFTSCAGAETIKFLIPGKKHTANTVFHSVLAGLVCGLGTWYLLPNRITLLYSSAGGTVLLFFFGWMTLCIGEYSLIVNTATETATFQTQDTYEITPLMRPLYIFFFVSIDLAHRFMVNIPVLEQINQILHILFIFLPFLWALGTLPPPDALFLWAMEQVLEFGLGGSSMSTHLRLLIMFIISTGTAVTSYFIPSTVGVVLFMTGLGFLLSLNLSEIVFGFKHSVTGHRVGTESKALPNGLEKQFTWKEYLFYSIVLVLALLETGLLHHFAGFSQNSKNSPQAIVGYILMILFIILWILKEIQSVYIFGIFRNPIYPKHVRTVTLFLEKQTTLMKIGVVRRILINLVSPFAMIAFLSLDSSLQGLHSVSVSIGFTRAFRMVWQNTENALLETVIVSSVHLLISNTDIWWNRNLDTGIRLLLGLELQETSCHTAEARRVDEVFEGAFEQEEYARVCSINEHFGNVLTPCTVLPVKLYSDARNVLSGIIDSHDNLKEFKGDLVKVLVWILLQYCSRRSNMQENVHKTENKGKASLIILPPLNTSPQTESPEDTDSLNSENLDDWSDDVFGEEPTIKKGKEEKDQLKVLPGINLPIPGSVESQGVGKHSTGTVTENSLYQAVALGYPATDKGKQEAMAYIPLMEFSCSHSHLLSLPEEWISNCLPNSKVKEMSSLFPEDWYHFVLRQLECFHSEENASNVVEEIAKDKVLKDFYVHAVMTCYFSLFGVDNMIPSPGHILRVYSGVFPWSLALDWLTEKPELFQLALKAFRYTLKLMIDKASLGPIEDFKELTNCLEEYESDWYIGLVSDEKWKEAILQEKPYLFSLGYDPNMGVYTGRVLTLQELLIQVGKLNAEAVRGQWANLSWELLYATNDDEERYSIQAHPLLLRNLTVQAADPPLGYPIYSSKPLHIHLF; encoded by the exons ATGAGTCCAGATGTGCCTCTGCTGAATGATTACAAACAGGACTTCTTTCTGAAGCGCTTTCCACAGACTGTTCTTGGAGGCCCTCGACTCAATTTAGGCTATTGTGCCCCTCCTTACATATATGTTAATCAGATTATCCTTTTTTTGATGCCATGGGTTTTGGGTGGAATAGGAACACTTTTGTACCAGTTAGGCATCCTGGAGGACTATTATACAGCAGCACTTTCAGGTGGACTAATGCTTTTCACTGCATTTGTCATCCAGTTCACAAGTTTATACGCCAGAAGCAGATGGGTGACAGTGGAAAGAATGCTGACCACAGATATCTTAGCAGAGGAAGATGAACATGAATTTACAAGTTGTGCTGGTGCTGAGACCATCAAATTTCTAATTCCTGGCAAAAAACATACAGCCAATACCGTTTTTCATTCTGTTCTTGCTGGCTTAGTGTGTGGTCTTGGAACATGGTATTTGCTTCCGAATAGAATAACCCTGCTTTATAGCAGCGCGGGAGGCACTGTTCTACTATTTTTCTTTGGATGGATGACATTGTGTATAGGAGAATATTCATTAATTGTAAACACAGCTACAGAGACTGCAACTTTCCAAACCCAGGATACTTATGAAATCACTCCTCTTATGAgacctctttatatttttttctttgtttctatagaTCTTGCACACAG gtTTATGGTAAATATACCAGTTCTAGAACAAATTAATCAGATTTTACacatcttgtttatatttttacccTTTCTGTGGGCACTCGGGACCCTACCCCCACCTGATGCACTTTTCTTATGGGCAATGGAGCAGGTTTTAGAGTTTGGCCTTGGAGGCTCATCTATGTCAACCCACCTAcg GTTGTTAATAATGTTCATCATTTCTACTGGAACAGCTGTAACATCATATTTCATTCCCAGCACTGTTGGTGTGGTTCTTTTCATGACTGGACTTGGATTCTTACTGAGTCTTAACCTAAGTGAGATTGTTTTTGGCTTCAAACACAGTGTGACCGGACACAGAGTTGGAACCGAATCTAAGGCTTTACCCAACGGTTTGGAAAAACAGTTTACTTGGAAGGAATACCTTTTCTACAGCATTGTATTAGTCTTGGCTCTCTTAGAAACTGGTTTGTTGCATCACTTTGCTGGTTTCTCACAGAATTCCAAAAACAGTCCCCAGGCTATTGTTGGCTATATTTTgatgatattatttataatactatGGATACTTAAAGAAATTCAAAGTGTctatatatttggaattttccGGAACCCTATCTATCCAAAGCATGTGCGGACTGTGACTTTATTCCTAGAGAAGCAAACAACGCTCATGAAGATTGGTGTTGTCAGACGGATTTTGATAAATCTAG TGTCACCTTTTGCTATGATAGCATTTCTTTCATTGGACAGTTCCTTACAAGGACTCCACTCTGTGTCTGTCTCCATTGGATTCACAAGAGCTTTTAGAATG GTAtggcagaatacagaaaatgcttTATTGGAGACAGTCATTGTATCATCAGTGCACTTGTTGATCTCCAATACAGACATATGGTGGAACCGAAATCTGGATACAGGAATCAGACTCTTActg gGGTTAGAATTGCAAGAGACATCCTGTCATACTGCTGAAGCTCGAAGAGTTGACGAAGTTTTTGAAGGTGCCTTTGAACAAGAAGAATATGCAAGAGTATGTTCCATTAATGAACACTTTGGAAATGTCTTGACACCCTGTACTGTTTTGCCTGTGAAACTCTATTCTGATGCCAGGAATGTCCTGTCTGGCATAATTGATTCCCATGACAACTTAAAAGAATTTAAAGGTGACCTTGTTAAAGTACTTGTGTGGATACTTCTTCAGTACTGTTCCAGAAGGTCCAACATGCAGGAAAATGttcacaaaactgaaaataaagggaaagcaTCTCTAATAATCCTTCCTCCTTTGAATACTTCACCACAAACCGAATCCCCAGAAGACACAGATAgtttaaattcagaaaatttgGATGACTGGTCTGATGATGTTTTTGGTGAAGAGCCAActatcaaaaaaggaaaagaagaaaaagatcagTTGAAAGTTTTGCCAggtataaatttgcctattccagGATCAGTGGAATCACAGGGGGTTGGTAAACATTCTACAGGCACAGTTACTGAAAATAGTCTTTACCAAGCAGTTGCATTGGGATACCCTGCTACTGACAAAGGGAAACAAGAAGCCATGGCATACATCCCTCTCATGGAGTTCAGTTGTTCTCATTCTCACTTGTTAAGCTTACCTGAAGAGTGGATATCTAATTGTTTGCCTAATTCCAAAGTGAAGGAGATGAGCTCATTATTTCCAGAAGACTGGTACCACTTTGTTTTAAGGCAGTTGGAATGTTTTCATTCAGAAGAAAATGCCTCAAATGTAGTGGAAGAAATTGCAAAGGACAAAGTTTTAAAAGACTTTTATGTTCATGCAGTAATGACTTGTTATTTTAGTTTGTTTGGAGTAGACAATATGATTCCTAGTCCTGGTCATATATTGAGAGTCTACAGTGGTGTTTTCCCTTGGTCTCTTGCCTTGGATTGGCTCACAGAAAAGCCAGAACTGTTCCAACTAGCCCTAAAAGCTTTCAG GTATACTCTGAAACTAATGATTGATAAAGCGAGTTTAGGTCCAATAGAAGACTTTAAAGAGCTGACTAACTGCCTTGAAGAATATGAAAGTGACTGGTACATTGGTTTGGTATCTGATGAAAAGTGGAAGGAAGCAATTTTACAAGAAAAACCATACTTGTTTTCTCTGGGGTATGATCCTAATATG GGAGTTTACACTGGGAGAGTACTTACCCTTCAAGAATTATTGATCCAAGTTGGGAAGTTAAATGCTGAAGCTGTTAGAGGTCAGTGGGCCAATCTTTCATGGGAATTGCTTTATGCCACCAATGATGATGAGGAACGTTATAGTATACAAGCTCATCCACTACTTTTAAGAAACCTTACAGTACAAGCGGCTGATCCTCCCCTGGGATATCCAATTTATTCTTCAAAACCTCTccatatacatttgttttag
- the PCNX4 gene encoding pecanex-like protein 4 isoform X2 → MSPDVPLLNDYKQDFFLKRFPQTVLGGPRLNLGYCAPPYIYVNQIILFLMPWVLGGIGTLLYQLGILEDYYTAALSGGLMLFTAFVIQFTSLYARSRWVTVERMLTTDILAEEDEHEFTSCAGAETIKFLIPGKKHTANTVFHSVLAGLVCGLGTWYLLPNRITLLYSSAGGTVLLFFFGWMTLCIGEYSLIVNTATETATFQTQDTYEITPLMRPLYIFFFVSIDLAHRLLIMFIISTGTAVTSYFIPSTVGVVLFMTGLGFLLSLNLSEIVFGFKHSVTGHRVGTESKALPNGLEKQFTWKEYLFYSIVLVLALLETGLLHHFAGFSQNSKNSPQAIVGYILMILFIILWILKEIQSVYIFGIFRNPIYPKHVRTVTLFLEKQTTLMKIGVVRRILINLVSPFAMIAFLSLDSSLQGLHSVSVSIGFTRAFRMVWQNTENALLETVIVSSVHLLISNTDIWWNRNLDTGIRLLLVGIMRDRLIQFISKLQFAVTILLASWTEKKRRKSTTTLCVLNIVFSPFVFTFIVFSALLSSPLLPLFTLPLFLVGFPRPIQSWPGVVGTTACVCADTVYYYQMVPSLNTALQSAMAAGSLGLLLPGSHYLGRFQDRLIWIMILECGYTYCCINIKGLELQETSCHTAEARRVDEVFEGAFEQEEYARVCSINEHFGNVLTPCTVLPVKLYSDARNVLSGIIDSHDNLKEFKGDLVKVLVWILLQYCSRRSNMQENVHKTENKGKASLIILPPLNTSPQTESPEDTDSLNSENLDDWSDDVFGEEPTIKKGKEEKDQLKVLPGINLPIPGSVESQGVGKHSTGTVTENSLYQAVALGYPATDKGKQEAMAYIPLMEFSCSHSHLLSLPEEWISNCLPNSKVKEMSSLFPEDWYHFVLRQLECFHSEENASNVVEEIAKDKVLKDFYVHAVMTCYFSLFGVDNMIPSPGHILRVYSGVFPWSLALDWLTEKPELFQLALKAFRYTLKLMIDKASLGPIEDFKELTNCLEEYESDWYIGLVSDEKWKEAILQEKPYLFSLGYDPNMGVYTGRVLTLQELLIQVGKLNAEAVRGQWANLSWELLYATNDDEERYSIQAHPLLLRNLTVQAADPPLGYPIYSSKPLHIHLF, encoded by the exons ATGAGTCCAGATGTGCCTCTGCTGAATGATTACAAACAGGACTTCTTTCTGAAGCGCTTTCCACAGACTGTTCTTGGAGGCCCTCGACTCAATTTAGGCTATTGTGCCCCTCCTTACATATATGTTAATCAGATTATCCTTTTTTTGATGCCATGGGTTTTGGGTGGAATAGGAACACTTTTGTACCAGTTAGGCATCCTGGAGGACTATTATACAGCAGCACTTTCAGGTGGACTAATGCTTTTCACTGCATTTGTCATCCAGTTCACAAGTTTATACGCCAGAAGCAGATGGGTGACAGTGGAAAGAATGCTGACCACAGATATCTTAGCAGAGGAAGATGAACATGAATTTACAAGTTGTGCTGGTGCTGAGACCATCAAATTTCTAATTCCTGGCAAAAAACATACAGCCAATACCGTTTTTCATTCTGTTCTTGCTGGCTTAGTGTGTGGTCTTGGAACATGGTATTTGCTTCCGAATAGAATAACCCTGCTTTATAGCAGCGCGGGAGGCACTGTTCTACTATTTTTCTTTGGATGGATGACATTGTGTATAGGAGAATATTCATTAATTGTAAACACAGCTACAGAGACTGCAACTTTCCAAACCCAGGATACTTATGAAATCACTCCTCTTATGAgacctctttatatttttttctttgtttctatagaTCTTGCACACAG GTTGTTAATAATGTTCATCATTTCTACTGGAACAGCTGTAACATCATATTTCATTCCCAGCACTGTTGGTGTGGTTCTTTTCATGACTGGACTTGGATTCTTACTGAGTCTTAACCTAAGTGAGATTGTTTTTGGCTTCAAACACAGTGTGACCGGACACAGAGTTGGAACCGAATCTAAGGCTTTACCCAACGGTTTGGAAAAACAGTTTACTTGGAAGGAATACCTTTTCTACAGCATTGTATTAGTCTTGGCTCTCTTAGAAACTGGTTTGTTGCATCACTTTGCTGGTTTCTCACAGAATTCCAAAAACAGTCCCCAGGCTATTGTTGGCTATATTTTgatgatattatttataatactatGGATACTTAAAGAAATTCAAAGTGTctatatatttggaattttccGGAACCCTATCTATCCAAAGCATGTGCGGACTGTGACTTTATTCCTAGAGAAGCAAACAACGCTCATGAAGATTGGTGTTGTCAGACGGATTTTGATAAATCTAG TGTCACCTTTTGCTATGATAGCATTTCTTTCATTGGACAGTTCCTTACAAGGACTCCACTCTGTGTCTGTCTCCATTGGATTCACAAGAGCTTTTAGAATG GTAtggcagaatacagaaaatgcttTATTGGAGACAGTCATTGTATCATCAGTGCACTTGTTGATCTCCAATACAGACATATGGTGGAACCGAAATCTGGATACAGGAATCAGACTCTTActg GTTGGTATCATGCGTGATCGTCTGATTCAATTCATCTCTAAATTGCAGTTTGCTGTGACCATACTCTTGGCGTCATGGACAGAGAAAAAACGTAGAAAATCAACCACCACTTTATGTGTACTCAACATTGTCTTCTCTCCATTTGTGTTCACCTTCATAGTTTTTTCTGCACTACTCTCTTCTCCCTTACTCCCCCTCTTCACCCTTCCTTTGTTCTTGGTGGGGTTTCCTCGACCTATTCAGAGTTGGCCAGGAGTTGTGGGTACCACAGCCTGTGTGTGTGCAGATACAGTGTACTACTACCAGATGGTCCCGAGTTTGAACACTGCCCTGCAGTCTGCAATGGCAGCTGGAAGTTTAG gTCTCCTCTTACCTGGGTCTCATTACTTGGGCCGTTTTCAGGATCGTTTAATATGGATAATGATTCTAGAATGTGGCTATACTTATTGCTGTATTAACATTAAG gGGTTAGAATTGCAAGAGACATCCTGTCATACTGCTGAAGCTCGAAGAGTTGACGAAGTTTTTGAAGGTGCCTTTGAACAAGAAGAATATGCAAGAGTATGTTCCATTAATGAACACTTTGGAAATGTCTTGACACCCTGTACTGTTTTGCCTGTGAAACTCTATTCTGATGCCAGGAATGTCCTGTCTGGCATAATTGATTCCCATGACAACTTAAAAGAATTTAAAGGTGACCTTGTTAAAGTACTTGTGTGGATACTTCTTCAGTACTGTTCCAGAAGGTCCAACATGCAGGAAAATGttcacaaaactgaaaataaagggaaagcaTCTCTAATAATCCTTCCTCCTTTGAATACTTCACCACAAACCGAATCCCCAGAAGACACAGATAgtttaaattcagaaaatttgGATGACTGGTCTGATGATGTTTTTGGTGAAGAGCCAActatcaaaaaaggaaaagaagaaaaagatcagTTGAAAGTTTTGCCAggtataaatttgcctattccagGATCAGTGGAATCACAGGGGGTTGGTAAACATTCTACAGGCACAGTTACTGAAAATAGTCTTTACCAAGCAGTTGCATTGGGATACCCTGCTACTGACAAAGGGAAACAAGAAGCCATGGCATACATCCCTCTCATGGAGTTCAGTTGTTCTCATTCTCACTTGTTAAGCTTACCTGAAGAGTGGATATCTAATTGTTTGCCTAATTCCAAAGTGAAGGAGATGAGCTCATTATTTCCAGAAGACTGGTACCACTTTGTTTTAAGGCAGTTGGAATGTTTTCATTCAGAAGAAAATGCCTCAAATGTAGTGGAAGAAATTGCAAAGGACAAAGTTTTAAAAGACTTTTATGTTCATGCAGTAATGACTTGTTATTTTAGTTTGTTTGGAGTAGACAATATGATTCCTAGTCCTGGTCATATATTGAGAGTCTACAGTGGTGTTTTCCCTTGGTCTCTTGCCTTGGATTGGCTCACAGAAAAGCCAGAACTGTTCCAACTAGCCCTAAAAGCTTTCAG GTATACTCTGAAACTAATGATTGATAAAGCGAGTTTAGGTCCAATAGAAGACTTTAAAGAGCTGACTAACTGCCTTGAAGAATATGAAAGTGACTGGTACATTGGTTTGGTATCTGATGAAAAGTGGAAGGAAGCAATTTTACAAGAAAAACCATACTTGTTTTCTCTGGGGTATGATCCTAATATG GGAGTTTACACTGGGAGAGTACTTACCCTTCAAGAATTATTGATCCAAGTTGGGAAGTTAAATGCTGAAGCTGTTAGAGGTCAGTGGGCCAATCTTTCATGGGAATTGCTTTATGCCACCAATGATGATGAGGAACGTTATAGTATACAAGCTCATCCACTACTTTTAAGAAACCTTACAGTACAAGCGGCTGATCCTCCCCTGGGATATCCAATTTATTCTTCAAAACCTCTccatatacatttgttttag
- the PCNX4 gene encoding pecanex-like protein 4 isoform X1 — protein sequence MSPDVPLLNDYKQDFFLKRFPQTVLGGPRLNLGYCAPPYIYVNQIILFLMPWVLGGIGTLLYQLGILEDYYTAALSGGLMLFTAFVIQFTSLYARSRWVTVERMLTTDILAEEDEHEFTSCAGAETIKFLIPGKKHTANTVFHSVLAGLVCGLGTWYLLPNRITLLYSSAGGTVLLFFFGWMTLCIGEYSLIVNTATETATFQTQDTYEITPLMRPLYIFFFVSIDLAHRFMVNIPVLEQINQILHILFIFLPFLWALGTLPPPDALFLWAMEQVLEFGLGGSSMSTHLRLLIMFIISTGTAVTSYFIPSTVGVVLFMTGLGFLLSLNLSEIVFGFKHSVTGHRVGTESKALPNGLEKQFTWKEYLFYSIVLVLALLETGLLHHFAGFSQNSKNSPQAIVGYILMILFIILWILKEIQSVYIFGIFRNPIYPKHVRTVTLFLEKQTTLMKIGVVRRILINLVSPFAMIAFLSLDSSLQGLHSVSVSIGFTRAFRMVWQNTENALLETVIVSSVHLLISNTDIWWNRNLDTGIRLLLVGIMRDRLIQFISKLQFAVTILLASWTEKKRRKSTTTLCVLNIVFSPFVFTFIVFSALLSSPLLPLFTLPLFLVGFPRPIQSWPGVVGTTACVCADTVYYYQMVPSLNTALQSAMAAGSLGLLLPGSHYLGRFQDRLIWIMILECGYTYCCINIKGLELQETSCHTAEARRVDEVFEGAFEQEEYARVCSINEHFGNVLTPCTVLPVKLYSDARNVLSGIIDSHDNLKEFKGDLVKVLVWILLQYCSRRSNMQENVHKTENKGKASLIILPPLNTSPQTESPEDTDSLNSENLDDWSDDVFGEEPTIKKGKEEKDQLKVLPGINLPIPGSVESQGVGKHSTGTVTENSLYQAVALGYPATDKGKQEAMAYIPLMEFSCSHSHLLSLPEEWISNCLPNSKVKEMSSLFPEDWYHFVLRQLECFHSEENASNVVEEIAKDKVLKDFYVHAVMTCYFSLFGVDNMIPSPGHILRVYSGVFPWSLALDWLTEKPELFQLALKAFRYTLKLMIDKASLGPIEDFKELTNCLEEYESDWYIGLVSDEKWKEAILQEKPYLFSLGYDPNMGVYTGRVLTLQELLIQVGKLNAEAVRGQWANLSWELLYATNDDEERYSIQAHPLLLRNLTVQAADPPLGYPIYSSKPLHIHLF from the exons ATGAGTCCAGATGTGCCTCTGCTGAATGATTACAAACAGGACTTCTTTCTGAAGCGCTTTCCACAGACTGTTCTTGGAGGCCCTCGACTCAATTTAGGCTATTGTGCCCCTCCTTACATATATGTTAATCAGATTATCCTTTTTTTGATGCCATGGGTTTTGGGTGGAATAGGAACACTTTTGTACCAGTTAGGCATCCTGGAGGACTATTATACAGCAGCACTTTCAGGTGGACTAATGCTTTTCACTGCATTTGTCATCCAGTTCACAAGTTTATACGCCAGAAGCAGATGGGTGACAGTGGAAAGAATGCTGACCACAGATATCTTAGCAGAGGAAGATGAACATGAATTTACAAGTTGTGCTGGTGCTGAGACCATCAAATTTCTAATTCCTGGCAAAAAACATACAGCCAATACCGTTTTTCATTCTGTTCTTGCTGGCTTAGTGTGTGGTCTTGGAACATGGTATTTGCTTCCGAATAGAATAACCCTGCTTTATAGCAGCGCGGGAGGCACTGTTCTACTATTTTTCTTTGGATGGATGACATTGTGTATAGGAGAATATTCATTAATTGTAAACACAGCTACAGAGACTGCAACTTTCCAAACCCAGGATACTTATGAAATCACTCCTCTTATGAgacctctttatatttttttctttgtttctatagaTCTTGCACACAG gtTTATGGTAAATATACCAGTTCTAGAACAAATTAATCAGATTTTACacatcttgtttatatttttacccTTTCTGTGGGCACTCGGGACCCTACCCCCACCTGATGCACTTTTCTTATGGGCAATGGAGCAGGTTTTAGAGTTTGGCCTTGGAGGCTCATCTATGTCAACCCACCTAcg GTTGTTAATAATGTTCATCATTTCTACTGGAACAGCTGTAACATCATATTTCATTCCCAGCACTGTTGGTGTGGTTCTTTTCATGACTGGACTTGGATTCTTACTGAGTCTTAACCTAAGTGAGATTGTTTTTGGCTTCAAACACAGTGTGACCGGACACAGAGTTGGAACCGAATCTAAGGCTTTACCCAACGGTTTGGAAAAACAGTTTACTTGGAAGGAATACCTTTTCTACAGCATTGTATTAGTCTTGGCTCTCTTAGAAACTGGTTTGTTGCATCACTTTGCTGGTTTCTCACAGAATTCCAAAAACAGTCCCCAGGCTATTGTTGGCTATATTTTgatgatattatttataatactatGGATACTTAAAGAAATTCAAAGTGTctatatatttggaattttccGGAACCCTATCTATCCAAAGCATGTGCGGACTGTGACTTTATTCCTAGAGAAGCAAACAACGCTCATGAAGATTGGTGTTGTCAGACGGATTTTGATAAATCTAG TGTCACCTTTTGCTATGATAGCATTTCTTTCATTGGACAGTTCCTTACAAGGACTCCACTCTGTGTCTGTCTCCATTGGATTCACAAGAGCTTTTAGAATG GTAtggcagaatacagaaaatgcttTATTGGAGACAGTCATTGTATCATCAGTGCACTTGTTGATCTCCAATACAGACATATGGTGGAACCGAAATCTGGATACAGGAATCAGACTCTTActg GTTGGTATCATGCGTGATCGTCTGATTCAATTCATCTCTAAATTGCAGTTTGCTGTGACCATACTCTTGGCGTCATGGACAGAGAAAAAACGTAGAAAATCAACCACCACTTTATGTGTACTCAACATTGTCTTCTCTCCATTTGTGTTCACCTTCATAGTTTTTTCTGCACTACTCTCTTCTCCCTTACTCCCCCTCTTCACCCTTCCTTTGTTCTTGGTGGGGTTTCCTCGACCTATTCAGAGTTGGCCAGGAGTTGTGGGTACCACAGCCTGTGTGTGTGCAGATACAGTGTACTACTACCAGATGGTCCCGAGTTTGAACACTGCCCTGCAGTCTGCAATGGCAGCTGGAAGTTTAG gTCTCCTCTTACCTGGGTCTCATTACTTGGGCCGTTTTCAGGATCGTTTAATATGGATAATGATTCTAGAATGTGGCTATACTTATTGCTGTATTAACATTAAG gGGTTAGAATTGCAAGAGACATCCTGTCATACTGCTGAAGCTCGAAGAGTTGACGAAGTTTTTGAAGGTGCCTTTGAACAAGAAGAATATGCAAGAGTATGTTCCATTAATGAACACTTTGGAAATGTCTTGACACCCTGTACTGTTTTGCCTGTGAAACTCTATTCTGATGCCAGGAATGTCCTGTCTGGCATAATTGATTCCCATGACAACTTAAAAGAATTTAAAGGTGACCTTGTTAAAGTACTTGTGTGGATACTTCTTCAGTACTGTTCCAGAAGGTCCAACATGCAGGAAAATGttcacaaaactgaaaataaagggaaagcaTCTCTAATAATCCTTCCTCCTTTGAATACTTCACCACAAACCGAATCCCCAGAAGACACAGATAgtttaaattcagaaaatttgGATGACTGGTCTGATGATGTTTTTGGTGAAGAGCCAActatcaaaaaaggaaaagaagaaaaagatcagTTGAAAGTTTTGCCAggtataaatttgcctattccagGATCAGTGGAATCACAGGGGGTTGGTAAACATTCTACAGGCACAGTTACTGAAAATAGTCTTTACCAAGCAGTTGCATTGGGATACCCTGCTACTGACAAAGGGAAACAAGAAGCCATGGCATACATCCCTCTCATGGAGTTCAGTTGTTCTCATTCTCACTTGTTAAGCTTACCTGAAGAGTGGATATCTAATTGTTTGCCTAATTCCAAAGTGAAGGAGATGAGCTCATTATTTCCAGAAGACTGGTACCACTTTGTTTTAAGGCAGTTGGAATGTTTTCATTCAGAAGAAAATGCCTCAAATGTAGTGGAAGAAATTGCAAAGGACAAAGTTTTAAAAGACTTTTATGTTCATGCAGTAATGACTTGTTATTTTAGTTTGTTTGGAGTAGACAATATGATTCCTAGTCCTGGTCATATATTGAGAGTCTACAGTGGTGTTTTCCCTTGGTCTCTTGCCTTGGATTGGCTCACAGAAAAGCCAGAACTGTTCCAACTAGCCCTAAAAGCTTTCAG GTATACTCTGAAACTAATGATTGATAAAGCGAGTTTAGGTCCAATAGAAGACTTTAAAGAGCTGACTAACTGCCTTGAAGAATATGAAAGTGACTGGTACATTGGTTTGGTATCTGATGAAAAGTGGAAGGAAGCAATTTTACAAGAAAAACCATACTTGTTTTCTCTGGGGTATGATCCTAATATG GGAGTTTACACTGGGAGAGTACTTACCCTTCAAGAATTATTGATCCAAGTTGGGAAGTTAAATGCTGAAGCTGTTAGAGGTCAGTGGGCCAATCTTTCATGGGAATTGCTTTATGCCACCAATGATGATGAGGAACGTTATAGTATACAAGCTCATCCACTACTTTTAAGAAACCTTACAGTACAAGCGGCTGATCCTCCCCTGGGATATCCAATTTATTCTTCAAAACCTCTccatatacatttgttttag